CCCGTCTTGGTCACGGGGGGAGCAGGCTATATGGCCTCTTGGCTCGTCAAGTTTCTACTCGAGGATGGCTACAAGGTCCGCATCACTGTTCGAGACATGGATGCAGAGGACAAGTACCGTCATCTCACCAAGATTGCCGAGCAATCCAAAGGGAGTCTCGAAATCTTCCAAGCGGACTTGCTCGATCCAGAGGCATTCAAGAGCTGTATGTCAGGCTGCAACATCGTCTTTCATACTGCTTCGCCCTATCTTCTTTCGGGAGTCAAAAACCCACAAAAAGAACTCATCGACCCCTCACTCGAAGGAACAAGAAACGTCTTGCGAGCAGTCAATCATGCGCATTCTGTGCGCAAAGTAGTCTTTACCAGTGCCCTGTCAGCGGTCTATGGAGATGCCACCGACATCAACGGACTAGAGGCTGTGTCCTTTGATGAGACCAGTTGGAACAAAACCTCCAACCTCAAATATCAACCACTCGGATTTGCAAAAACCGTCGCAGAACGCGAGGCATGGCGCATCCATGATGCCCAATCCCGCTGGTCACTAGCCACACTCAACCCTGCCTTATGCGTCGGCCCCTCGCTCACTGCATACAGCCAGTCAGGCAGCATTGACTTCATTCGTAGTTTAGCCGACGGCACTTTTGATTCGGGGGTCCCCGATCTCAACCATGCCTATGTCGACGTGCGTGATGTAGCCCAAGCACACATATTCGCTGCTCAAGACGAATATTCCCAAGGCAGATTCATCCTCTCAAGTGAGGTCTATTCCATGCTAAAATTATCTCAAAGTTTGCAAAAAAAATTCGGAGAAGAGTTTCGCTTTGCCACCAAAACGTTGTCTCGTAGAATGCTCTACTTCTTTGGTTTCACCAAAGGATTTACACGCAAGTACGTCCTAGAAAACGTAGGCAAAAAACTCCAAATCAACAACAGCAAAAGCAGACACGAACTAGGCATCACCTACAAGCCAATAGAGGAGGCCGCAGTAGGAATGTTACAATTCATCTTGGATAACAATCTGTTAAAATGACAACACATGCACTGCAAAAACTGTAAGAATGAAGTAGGCCAAGAAACGGCTCTGTGCCCGACATGCGAGTTCCCAATACATGGGACAGAAGAAGTACAAGGCATATTCTTCTCTAAACAAATCAGACAAAAAAGTGACGTAGAAGAATCCATCAAAAAACTAAAAACGGCAAGAAATATCCTCTTTGGGCTAGGAGGGTTTTATGTCTTGGTTCCTTTCACGCCTTTGATGAACTCCACTTCGAGTGTGACGCTCACCAGCGCCATCATTGGAGTCCTATTCATTGGCTTTGGATTTTTCACCTTCAAGAAGCCCAAAATTGCCTTACTGGTTCCTCTGGCACTCATCATCCTATATTACCTGGCGCTCCTACTCATCAACCCTGGCTATCTAATCACCGGCCTACTCTGGAAAATATTGGTACTCATGGGGGTAGGCTATGGATATACCAGTGTCAGCAAAGCCAATAAAATCTTAAAAGAAAACCCCTACTTGGCTTCCTTGATGGGATTTTCTCACATCAGCAACAAATAACAACGGGCTAAGTCATCAACCGCCTATGGTAGTTGATCTGACCAAGGTGATAATCGAAGTGACCAAGAAGTCGTAGCAAGAAAAACGTATAGGTCATGGGATGTCCAAATACTTCGACAGGAAAGGGCCGACTTAGCTGCTCCTCCGTCAATTTTGACATCCCTGCCTCAAATGCCTTTTCCGCCGCTTTGATCTCTTCTAGAATCTCCTTGAGAGGAACATTCCGCCGAGCAAACTCAGCCTCTCGGTCACGGACATAACCCGTCTCGCCAATCATCGCTCCGAAAAAATGCTGGGCATTGCCACAAAGGTGCAGTGCCAAAGTACCCGCCGAATTGCCAATACCAGGCTTCAAGAGCCAAAGATCAGATTCATTCTCGTATGCTTTGAGCTCTGTCTCTAGTCTATCGAAGTTCAAAGCAAACACTTCTTTCATTGTCTCTATACTCGTACTCATACCATTCCGTTTCCTGGTGAATTGATGTAGTTGAGGAATTCGTTTTTGTACTTCTCCTCTAGGAACTTCCCACTAAAGTGGGCGGTGCCCGTCTTGCTGTTGGTATCGCCTACTCCCCTCGAAGACACGCACATGTGGTTGGCATCTATCACCACCCCGACATCCTCGGTTTTGAGCACCTTGCGGAGTTCGTTGGCGATCTGTACAGTGAGTCGCTCCTGCACCTGTGGGCGCTTGGAGTAGTACTGCACGATGCGGTTGATCTTGGACAAGCCAATCACCTCACCACTGGAGATATATGCCACGTGCGCCTTGCCATAGATTGGCACAAAATGGTGCTCACAATGTGAGTAGAACGTGATATCCTTTTCTACTAGCATTTGGTTGTAACCAAACTTATTTTCGAACAGACGTGCTTTGGGCTTGTTTTTGGGATTCAACCCACTGAAAACCTCCTCTACATACATCTTGGCCACTCGACGCGGTGTACCTGCTAGACTGTCGTCTGTCAGGTCCATCCCGAGGATTTGCATGATTTCTTTGAAATGCTTTGCGATCAGCTCCTTTTTGAGCTCATCGTCCATCTCGAAAGCATCTGGTCTGAGTGGCGTATCGTAAGACGATGCAACGTGATCGTCTAGTATATCATCATTGTCAAGCGGGGTATTCGACATAGTTTCTTTTTATTTCATACAATTGAATTTTTATGTCATACTTTTCGTCAATCTCCTCTCTCAACAAATCATAAATGACAACTACAATATTTTCGGCCGTCGGGTTCAAGTCCTTGAACTCCGCTACATCCAAATTCAAATTTTTGTGATCAAAACGATCTACAACGAGACGTTTGATCATGTCGCTGAGGATCTTGATGTCGTAGACATAGCCTGTCTCAGGATCGATCTCTCCGATCAGTTTCACGTGCAGTTCATAATTGTGCCCATGGTAGTTCGGATTATTGCACTTCCCAAAAATCTCTTGGTTTTGCTGATCCGACCAGGCTGAATTATGCAAACGATGCGCTGCATTAAAATGTTCTTCTCGAATGACAGCTGTTTTCATGCTACGTGATTTGGAAATTTTGGCGTTTGGATTGAACTGACAAATTTTTGCAAATCTGACGACAATTCAATGCTGATCTTACTTTCTAAACAATTCTTCAGTAGAAAAATTCAATAATCTTCATCTAAATCAGATTATTCTGCGTTAACGAGACTTTTATAAGATCAGTTTATCCAAACTGTACTAACTTCGTTTTTTAATAAATTGTCCTGCAATATATGGATTTTGAAGAGATCAAAAGTAGCATAATCAAGTATCAGGAGGACGGGCGAAAGCTCTTTACCACCTCCTCGTTTCAGACACACAGTATCGTTTTGCTCCACTTGTTGAGTAGAATTGACAAATCGATACCAGTATACTGTCTGAATACAGGATTCTTGTTTCCTGAAACGATTGAGTACAAGGACCAGCTAGCGGATGCCTTTGGTATCACCATCAAAGACATCAAACCCGACGTGCCCAAGAGCATCCAAAAAGATGCAGAAGGCAAACTGCTATTCGCTTCGGATCCAGACAGATGTTGCTACTACAACAAGGTACAGCCTATGGACAAGCTCCTCTCGGACTATGACATCTGGATCAACGGCATCCGTCGTGATCAAAATGCCAACCGTGCCAAGATGCGTGTCGAAGAACCCTCCAAGATGAACACCGTGCGTTTTCATCCCATGCTGGAGTGGACCAACAAGATGATCTTTGACTACATCAAAGAGCATGATTTGCCGCGCCATCCGCTCGATGCGGTAGGCTACAGCAGTATCGGTTGTGAACCTTGTACCCGCAAGCCAAGCCTCGAAATGATGGAGCGTGAAGCACGGTGGTACGGCATGAACAAAACGGAATGTGGACTCCACACCGAACTAGTAAGTAAATAATCCAACGCAGCACGCTTGCCGTGCTGCGCTATTTAATCATATAATCCAGAGAGAACTGGACATACACTGAGATGAAAGTATTAGTAACTGGAGGTGCGGGATATATCGGCACCAGATTGATCAAAAAATTGAGCGCCAACAAACAGATAGACAAAATCATCGTCTATGACAACCTGATGCGTGGCAATTACAACCTCTTCTTGGGAGACAAATTCATCCATGGAGAATCGATCGAATTCATCAAAGGAGACCTGTTGGATTCG
The DNA window shown above is from Reichenbachiella sp. 5M10 and carries:
- a CDS encoding NAD-dependent epimerase/dehydratase family protein gives rise to the protein MYASSEIEETNPNILGRDYPVLVTGGAGYMASWLVKFLLEDGYKVRITVRDMDAEDKYRHLTKIAEQSKGSLEIFQADLLDPEAFKSCMSGCNIVFHTASPYLLSGVKNPQKELIDPSLEGTRNVLRAVNHAHSVRKVVFTSALSAVYGDATDINGLEAVSFDETSWNKTSNLKYQPLGFAKTVAEREAWRIHDAQSRWSLATLNPALCVGPSLTAYSQSGSIDFIRSLADGTFDSGVPDLNHAYVDVRDVAQAHIFAAQDEYSQGRFILSSEVYSMLKLSQSLQKKFGEEFRFATKTLSRRMLYFFGFTKGFTRKYVLENVGKKLQINNSKSRHELGITYKPIEEAAVGMLQFILDNNLLK
- a CDS encoding DinB family protein yields the protein MSTSIETMKEVFALNFDRLETELKAYENESDLWLLKPGIGNSAGTLALHLCGNAQHFFGAMIGETGYVRDREAEFARRNVPLKEILEEIKAAEKAFEAGMSKLTEEQLSRPFPVEVFGHPMTYTFFLLRLLGHFDYHLGQINYHRRLMT
- a CDS encoding phosphoadenylyl-sulfate reductase — translated: MDFEEIKSSIIKYQEDGRKLFTTSSFQTHSIVLLHLLSRIDKSIPVYCLNTGFLFPETIEYKDQLADAFGITIKDIKPDVPKSIQKDAEGKLLFASDPDRCCYYNKVQPMDKLLSDYDIWINGIRRDQNANRAKMRVEEPSKMNTVRFHPMLEWTNKMIFDYIKEHDLPRHPLDAVGYSSIGCEPCTRKPSLEMMEREARWYGMNKTECGLHTELVSK
- the folE gene encoding GTP cyclohydrolase I FolE, with the protein product MSNTPLDNDDILDDHVASSYDTPLRPDAFEMDDELKKELIAKHFKEIMQILGMDLTDDSLAGTPRRVAKMYVEEVFSGLNPKNKPKARLFENKFGYNQMLVEKDITFYSHCEHHFVPIYGKAHVAYISSGEVIGLSKINRIVQYYSKRPQVQERLTVQIANELRKVLKTEDVGVVIDANHMCVSSRGVGDTNSKTGTAHFSGKFLEEKYKNEFLNYINSPGNGMV
- a CDS encoding 6-carboxytetrahydropterin synthase, coding for MKTAVIREEHFNAAHRLHNSAWSDQQNQEIFGKCNNPNYHGHNYELHVKLIGEIDPETGYVYDIKILSDMIKRLVVDRFDHKNLNLDVAEFKDLNPTAENIVVVIYDLLREEIDEKYDIKIQLYEIKRNYVEYPA